The following are from one region of the Rosettibacter firmus genome:
- a CDS encoding YbhB/YbcL family Raf kinase inhibitor-like protein, whose protein sequence is MSFKITSSAFKDGEMIPSKYTCDGENISPPLSWSGIPEGIKSLALINDDPDAPIGDWVHWIVFNIPPEVNEFKEAASNKNLLPKGAIEGLNDWHRKGYGGPCPPSGVHRYFFKLYALDIVLSLKEGATKKQLLDAMKGHIKATAQLVGKYQRKR, encoded by the coding sequence ATGAGTTTTAAGATTACATCTTCTGCTTTTAAAGATGGCGAGATGATACCATCAAAATATACATGTGATGGTGAAAATATTTCTCCTCCATTGAGCTGGAGTGGTATTCCTGAAGGCATTAAATCACTTGCATTAATAAATGATGATCCAGATGCTCCAATTGGTGATTGGGTACACTGGATTGTTTTTAATATTCCACCTGAGGTTAATGAATTTAAAGAAGCAGCATCGAACAAAAATTTATTGCCAAAAGGAGCTATTGAAGGATTAAATGATTGGCATCGAAAAGGTTATGGTGGTCCATGCCCACCTTCTGGAGTTCATAGATACTTTTTCAAACTTTATGCTCTGGATATAGTTTTATCATTAAAAGAAGGTGCAACCAAAAAACAATTACTCGATGCAATGAAAGGACATATAAAAGCAACTGCACAACTTGTTGGTAAGTATCAGAGAAAGAGATAA